A genome region from Mycolicibacterium litorale includes the following:
- a CDS encoding gamma-glutamyltransferase family protein → MLTPVQKLTALLGGVVLIVAGCSDAQQPPPTPAPVPCEMVSNGTPTPKTPAASPSAETPPDLANEPEIETGYRKDMTPVRTARYSVVTANPLATQAACRVLRDGGTAADALVTAQAMLGLVEPQSSGIGGGGFLLYYDAASGRIQAYDGREVAPAAATENYLRWVSDTDRTAPKPDARASGRSIGVPGIVRMLQTVHDAHGKSTWRELFDPAVSLADDGFDVSPRLAAAIADSRTELRLDRAAGAYFLNADGSPKVPGSRLTNPAYAKTLGAIATQGADAFYTGAIAEAVVEAAADTSGGRTPGMMTLEDLARYTVEVREPLCRPYRGKEICGMPPPSSGGIAVLATLGMLERFPMNKYRPDDIDLNGGRPDVMGVHLISEAERLAYADRDRYVADTAFVPLPGGTPDTLLNNAYLGGRSALISEQRTMGTAKPGEFGPPAAPTPQPPEHGTSQVSIVDSYGNAASLTTTVESAFGSFHMVDGFLLNNQLTDFSAEPAGPDGVPVANRVEPGKRPRSTMAPTLVFDKPPGPPGTRGPLYAVVGSPGGAVIIQFVVKTVVGMLDWGLDPQQAVGMVDFGADNTPETNVGGEHPNIDVSDNGDHDPLVTGLRRLGHRVDLADQSSGLSVIVRDQQGWIGGADPRREGMVMGDGRRAGA, encoded by the coding sequence ATGCTGACCCCGGTGCAGAAGCTCACCGCCCTGCTCGGAGGGGTCGTGTTGATCGTGGCCGGGTGTTCCGATGCCCAACAGCCCCCACCGACCCCGGCGCCGGTCCCCTGCGAAATGGTGTCGAACGGCACCCCGACCCCGAAGACGCCCGCCGCGTCACCGTCGGCCGAAACACCCCCCGACCTGGCCAACGAGCCCGAGATCGAGACCGGCTACCGCAAGGACATGACCCCGGTGCGCACCGCCCGTTACTCGGTGGTGACGGCCAACCCGCTGGCGACCCAGGCGGCGTGCCGGGTGCTGCGCGACGGCGGGACGGCGGCCGACGCGCTGGTGACCGCGCAGGCGATGCTCGGGCTCGTCGAACCGCAGTCCTCGGGGATCGGGGGCGGCGGCTTCCTGCTCTACTACGACGCCGCATCCGGCCGGATCCAGGCCTACGACGGCCGCGAGGTCGCGCCCGCCGCGGCCACCGAGAACTACCTGCGGTGGGTGAGCGACACCGACCGCACTGCCCCGAAACCCGACGCGCGGGCGTCCGGGCGATCGATCGGGGTCCCGGGCATCGTGCGGATGCTGCAGACCGTCCACGACGCGCACGGCAAGTCGACGTGGCGGGAGCTGTTCGATCCCGCCGTCTCCCTGGCCGACGACGGGTTCGACGTCAGCCCGCGCCTGGCGGCGGCGATCGCCGACAGCCGCACCGAGCTGCGCCTCGATCGCGCGGCGGGCGCGTACTTCCTCAACGCCGACGGCAGCCCGAAGGTCCCGGGTAGCCGCCTCACCAACCCGGCCTACGCGAAAACCCTGGGCGCGATCGCGACCCAGGGTGCCGACGCCTTCTACACCGGCGCGATCGCGGAGGCCGTCGTCGAGGCCGCCGCGGACACCTCGGGCGGACGCACGCCCGGCATGATGACCCTCGAGGATCTCGCCCGCTACACCGTCGAGGTCCGCGAGCCGCTGTGCCGGCCGTACCGCGGCAAGGAGATCTGCGGGATGCCACCGCCGTCGTCGGGCGGTATCGCGGTGCTCGCGACGCTCGGCATGCTCGAGCGGTTCCCGATGAACAAGTACCGGCCCGACGACATCGACCTCAACGGCGGCAGGCCCGACGTGATGGGCGTGCACCTCATCTCCGAAGCCGAACGCCTCGCCTACGCCGACCGGGACCGCTACGTCGCCGACACCGCGTTCGTCCCGCTGCCGGGCGGCACACCGGACACCCTGCTGAACAACGCCTATCTGGGGGGCCGTTCGGCGCTGATCTCCGAGCAGCGCACCATGGGGACCGCCAAACCCGGTGAGTTCGGGCCGCCCGCCGCGCCCACGCCGCAACCCCCGGAGCACGGGACCAGCCAGGTCAGCATCGTCGACTCGTACGGCAACGCGGCGTCGCTGACCACCACCGTCGAATCGGCGTTCGGTTCGTTCCACATGGTCGACGGCTTCCTGCTGAACAACCAGCTGACCGACTTCTCCGCCGAACCCGCCGGGCCCGACGGCGTTCCGGTGGCCAACCGGGTCGAACCCGGTAAGCGGCCGCGCAGCACCATGGCCCCCACGCTGGTGTTCGACAAACCGCCCGGCCCGCCGGGCACCCGGGGTCCGCTCTACGCGGTCGTCGGCTCCCCCGGCGGTGCGGTGATCATCCAGTTCGTCGTGAAAACCGTTGTGGGCATGCTGGACTGGGGCCTGGATCCGCAGCAGGCGGTCGGCATGGTCGACTTCGGCGCCGACAACACCCCCGAGACCAACGTCGGCGGCGAACACCCCAACATCGACGTCTCCGACAACGGCGACCATGATCCGCTCGTGACGGGGCTGCGCAGACTGGGCCACCGCGTCGACCTGGCCGACCAGTCCAGCGGACTCTCGGTGATCGTCCGGGACCAGCAGGGCTGGATCGGCGGTGCGGACCCCCGCCGCGAGGGAATGGTCATGGGCGACGGTCGGCGGGCAGGAGCGTAG
- a CDS encoding GNAT family N-acetyltransferase translates to MTAPRVTRLTEANWREFAVVRLRALTDSLGVDDPQYRHESSFTAAQWRRRLREHAQFTVLIDGRPAGLISAQRENAESVYLYSLWLDPDARGHGLARPLVEAAVDWARTQRVRTVTLRVAADNTVARGVYESMGFRVAAALVGPRHELAMSLSV, encoded by the coding sequence GTGACCGCACCACGCGTGACCCGGCTGACCGAAGCGAACTGGCGTGAGTTCGCCGTCGTGCGGTTGCGCGCCCTGACCGATTCGCTGGGCGTGGACGACCCCCAGTACCGGCACGAATCGTCGTTCACCGCCGCGCAGTGGCGCCGCCGGCTGCGCGAACACGCCCAGTTCACGGTGTTGATCGACGGCCGCCCGGCCGGGCTGATCAGCGCGCAGCGGGAGAACGCGGAGTCGGTGTACCTGTACTCGCTGTGGCTGGATCCCGACGCGCGCGGGCACGGCCTGGCGCGGCCGCTGGTCGAGGCGGCGGTGGACTGGGCGCGCACCCAGCGCGTGCGGACCGTGACGTTGCGGGTCGCCGCCGACAACACGGTCGCGCGAGGGGTGTACGAGAGCATGGGTTTCCGCGTCGCCGCAGCGCTCGTGGGCCCACGCCACGAGCTGGCGATGTCACTGAGTGTGTGA
- a CDS encoding PH domain-containing protein → MSDRDRGQDWDVVIRPHLTPYFAYAAAAVIVAAHVTVGFLLKVGSSGVIFQTADQVAIGLLGVIIGGVVTLFARPRVRVGPRGLSVRNLWTDRILDWSDVVGVSFPRSARWARVDLPDDEYIPLMAIQAVDKDRAVEAMERLRDAMARYRSHTQ, encoded by the coding sequence ATGAGTGATCGGGACCGGGGACAAGACTGGGATGTGGTCATCCGGCCGCACCTCACGCCGTACTTCGCCTACGCCGCGGCCGCGGTGATCGTCGCGGCCCACGTCACCGTCGGATTCCTGCTCAAGGTCGGGTCCAGCGGCGTCATCTTCCAGACCGCCGACCAGGTCGCGATCGGACTGCTCGGCGTGATCATCGGCGGGGTGGTCACGCTGTTCGCGCGCCCCCGGGTGCGGGTCGGCCCGCGCGGCCTCTCGGTGCGCAACCTGTGGACCGACCGCATCCTGGACTGGTCCGACGTCGTCGGTGTGTCGTTTCCGCGCAGTGCCCGCTGGGCCAGGGTCGACCTGCCCGACGACGAGTACATCCCGCTGATGGCCATCCAGGCCGTCGACAAGGACCGTGCCGTGGAGGCGATGGAACGGCTGCGCGACGCGATGGCGCGCTACCGCTCACACACTCAGTGA
- the ribH gene encoding 6,7-dimethyl-8-ribityllumazine synthase: MSGGAGVPELPQLDGSGLKLGIVASTWHEKICDALLDGALKVAADAKVSDPTVVRVLGAIEIPVVAQALAAEHDAVVALGVVIRGQTPHFDYVCDAVTQGLTRVSLDASTPVANGVLTTNTEEQALDRAGLPGSAEDKGAQAAAAALSTALTLQGLRGHS, translated from the coding sequence TTGAGCGGTGGCGCGGGAGTACCGGAGTTGCCACAGCTCGACGGTTCGGGCCTGAAGCTGGGCATCGTGGCGAGCACCTGGCACGAGAAGATCTGCGACGCGCTGCTCGACGGCGCGCTCAAGGTCGCCGCCGACGCCAAGGTCAGCGATCCGACCGTGGTGCGGGTGCTCGGTGCCATCGAGATCCCCGTCGTCGCGCAGGCGCTGGCCGCCGAACACGACGCCGTGGTGGCGCTCGGTGTGGTGATCCGCGGGCAGACACCGCATTTCGACTACGTCTGCGATGCGGTCACCCAGGGGCTGACCCGGGTGTCGCTGGACGCCTCGACGCCGGTCGCCAACGGGGTGCTGACCACCAACACCGAGGAGCAGGCGCTCGACCGCGCCGGGCTGCCCGGTTCGGCCGAGGACAAGGGCGCTCAGGCCGCCGCCGCGGCGCTGTCCACGGCGCTGACGCTGCAGGGGCTGCGCGGCCACTCATGA